The Equus caballus isolate H_3958 breed thoroughbred chromosome 25, TB-T2T, whole genome shotgun sequence nucleotide sequence AAGTAGGCCCCACCCCCATTGAGAAGGAAGAGGTTGGCATCAGCCATGCTTGCAGTCACTCCTGCCCATTCAAGAAGCTCCAGTACTATAATCGGGAGAGTGAGTATCCTTAGCCCACAGCCATCAGAGAGGGACAGGTATTTTGGggctcagaggaggaaaaaacgGGTTCAAGATGACATAGGAGTCAAatgatgtatttaaaaatatttttcttgcaaAATTGTAGCTTACTGCTGTAAGTACATGATATATTATTCGTgatttttcctctcctctgtatACTTGCATGCTATAGCTGTGTCTAAGGCATCTCTAGTATCCCCTCAGTGCCTAGCACCCTTTCTGACATTCTAGTTGCATTTTTCTTAGTTATGTCACTTTTCATACTTTTTTTGTACTCAGGACTAGTCATTGTTTACTGCTAAGAACAGTGTCcttgaaagagaaggagaaagtgcTGTCCCTGAGATACCCAGACCTTCATATGTGGCATTAAAAGGGGTCTGGCCTTTTGTCAGAGGTGGATGCATGGCAAACTTAAAATGAAAGGGGAACTCAAGAGCTGGACCTGTGCGATTCAGAAAGTGGTGGGATACCCCTGCCCTGTTGGGCTGTGTTATCAAGCTCCATCCTGACTCTGAGTCTTTTCTCCTCTTGGGCTCTTTTACACCTGGAAATGATATAGGGAAGGGCATGTCCCTGACTTCCAGGGAGGTGACATTAGGTTCCCtttgtttccctctctctccaggtGCCAAGCTTTCCTGATGAAATGTGTTCTGCCCCACTGGGCTCCGGGGGCAGTGTCTGGTGCTGTTAATGCCCTTGTTCGAACTTTCCAGAATGGATAGTCCCCCAAAGCTGACTGGAGAGACCCTCATCGTCCACCACATCCCCCTGGTGCACTGTCAAGTCCCAGACAGGCAGTGCTGTGGAGGGGCAAGTGGAGGTAGTGGGAGCACAAGACCCAATCCATTCTGCCCATCGGAGCTGGGCATCACCAAGCCTGATCAAGACCTAGGACAAGCTGACTCCCTGCTCTACAATAGTCGGCACTCTTCTACAGGGGGATCTGCACGGTCTGCAGACAGCACCAAGAGTAGGGGTCGGGATGGAAGAGGCCCTGGGGCCCCTAAACGACACAATCCCTTCTTGCAGCAGGAGGGtgtggctgagccaggatttgGTGACCTATATGAGGACAGCATTGGTGATAGTGCCACCCAGCAGCAGTCATTCCACCTGCATGGGGCTGGCCAGCCCACCTTCCAGCTATCCTCTTTCCAGCTGCCACCAACTGGCCCCAGAGTGGGCAGGCCATGGGGCACAAGACGTAGTCGGGCTGGAGTGGTGGAGGGGCAAGAACAGCAGCCAGTAACCACCTTGGATACCCAGGAGTGCAGCACTAGCTACTGCTGCCggccagagctggaagcagagacCATGGAGCTGGATGAGTGTGGGGGACCTGGTGGGAGTGGCAGTGGGGGTGGAGCCAGTGATACCTCTGGCTTTTCCTTTGACCAGGAATGGAAGCTGAGTTCAGATGAATCCCCAAGGAACCCCGGATGCACAGGCTCAGGACCCCAGCACTGCCGCTGCAGTAGCACATCCAGTCAGTCCGAGACGGCTGACCAGTCCATGGGCTATGTGAGTGACTCGTCCTGCAACAGCTCAGATGGCGTGCTTGTCACTTTCAGCACCCTCTACAACAAGATGCATGGCAACTCCCATGCCAATCTCAACTCAGCCCCGCAATCTTGCAGCGACTCTTCCTTCTGCAGCCATTCAGACCCTGGCGCCTTCTACCTGGACCTGCAAACCTTCCCTGCTGAGGAGTCCCACCACCCTAAcaatggaggaagggaaggaggctaTGGTTGTCCTCATGCCTCATCTCCTGAGCTTGATGCCAACTGCAACTCCTACCACCCACATTGTGAGCCCTGCCCAGCTGTGGCTGACCTCACAGCCTGCTTCCAGAGCCAGGCCCGTCTTGTTGTGGCCACACAGAATTACTATAAACTTGTCACCTGTGACCTGTCCTCCCAATCATCCCCAAGCCCAGCTGGCTCTTCCATTACTAGCTGCTCTGAGGAACACACCAAGATAAGTCCTGCACCAGGCCCTGGCCCACACCCTGGCCCTAGCCAGCCCTCTGAGTATTACCTATTCCAGAAGCCAGAAGTGCAGCCAGAGGAACAAGAAGCAGGGGGTTCCTCAGAGGAAGCAGCAGCTCCCGTGGGCCCTGCTATGATCGAGGGCCAAGTGTACACCAATACTTCACCCCCCAACCTTAGCACTGGACGTCAGCGCTCTCGAAGCTATGATCGCAGCCTCGAACGAAGCCCTCCTGTTCGCCTGGGCTCACTGGAACGCATGTTGAGTTGCCCAGTGCGCCTGAGTGAGggccctgcagccctggctgggcCTAGCTCCCCACCTAGGCGGGTCACCTCCTTTGCTGAGCTTGCCAAGGGCCGGAAGAAAGCTGCAGGCTCTGGCTCCCCACCACTTCGAGTGAGCATTGGAGACTCCTCCCAGGATTTCTCTCCTATCCAAGAAACCCAACAAGATAGGGTGGGCCCCCTGGATAAGGGCACTCGCTGTAGCCATAGCCTACCACCAATGCCATTGGggccaggcatggacctacttgACCCAGAGCCCTGGTCCACCCAGGTCTGTCAGGGCCCCCAGTCAAGTGAGATGCCATCTGCTGGCCTCAGAGCTGCTGAGCAAGGCCCCCTGGCCCAGCTGATGGATCCAGGGCCTGCTCTCCCAGGGagcccagccaacagccatcctCAGAGGGATGCAAGAGCCAGAGCGGATGGTAAGGAACCTAGAGGCTGGAATACCAGGATATATGCGTGGCCTACTCAGTGATAGGGCCCTGCCCAGCACCCATCCAAACCAGAAGAGGTTCTTCAGCCTAAATTGATCATCTTTCCAGTCCAGGGCATGTCCTACAGTGGTAatggggggaaggaggagagaggataaAAATACACTGAGGAGATAAAATCAGCAGAACTTACAGACTGATGTATTGGGAAAGGAAGTACTCAGAAGATTGTGATTCTAAGTCTAGGTGTCTGGAAAGATGATGACACATGGATAGGGACTGCAAACACAGATTTACTGGAAAAGGGATAAggtatgagttcagttttggacatttAGCTATTTGTGTTGCTTAAGGGATATGCCCAACAGCCAAGGGACATCTCCAACAGGCAAACCACGCTGGATGTCAGTGAGATTCATTCTTTGGTCAGTGATTGTAGCCACTCTTCAAAGATCCTGAGACCTGACACTTGACCTTTAAGCCTCCTAGGCCACCTCTTtccctatttattttattatatttaagtaatttttatgtTAAGTAGGTGCTggtgatagagaaatgagagggaTATTCTTTGCCCTCAAGGAATTCTGACTAAGGatggaaacagaaaaggaagcagaTAATTAAAATGCAGAGACGGCAGTCTGTGGTCCTGGTCTATGAGAGGGATATCTAAAGAGACTAAAATGTCAGAGAAGGACTGCTAACACAATTTACATTTAAGCACATTCTTAGAAAGATGATTAGGAATTGGCTTTGTGGAGACTTGTAAGAAGAACATTCTAGGGCCATACAACAGTCTATAGAAAACCACAAAGGCACAGAATAACTTGATGCTTCCCAGAAACTGCAAATAATTTGGTTTAGCTATAGTGGCGTGTGAATGGAACTGTTAAAGGATTTTAATCAGGGAAGTGGCATTTTGTTTGTTAACAAACAGTATAACAGTTTAGTGGcctgttttgatttgcattttagaaagatcactggtGGTTTGGGTGGAAGTTGGATTGGAAAGGATGTCTCCTTGGAGGTCAGGAGGCCACCATGATCAGAGAGTCATTGTAATAAGAGTGGTAGTTGAAGCTATGAGTGGCTGAGAGCATCCAGGGAGAATGTGTGAAGTTATAAGGGAAACAAGGACAGAGCCCTGGGGATATGGTGATTTAAGGGTGAGCAGAGCAACCctcaaaggagactgagaagaaatTAGCcaggaaactaaaagaaaaaccaggagagagagaagtcacAGGAACCAAAGGAGAAGAAAGTTTCAAAAAGCATTAGGTTCttggggctgacccg carries:
- the RUSC2 gene encoding AP-4 complex accessory subunit RUSC2 isoform X3 produces the protein MPLFELSRMDSPPKLTGETLIVHHIPLVHCQVPDRQCCGGASGGSGSTRPNPFCPSELGITKPDQDLGQADSLLYNSRHSSTGGSARSADSTKSRGRDGRGPGAPKRHNPFLQQEGVAEPGFGDLYEDSIGDSATQQQSFHLHGAGQPTFQLSSFQLPPTGPRVGRPWGTRRSRAGVVEGQEQQPVTTLDTQECSTSYCCRPELEAETMELDECGGPGGSGSGGGASDTSGFSFDQEWKLSSDESPRNPGCTGSGPQHCRCSSTSSQSETADQSMGYVSDSSCNSSDGVLVTFSTLYNKMHGNSHANLNSAPQSCSDSSFCSHSDPGAFYLDLQTFPAEESHHPNNGGREGGYGCPHASSPELDANCNSYHPHCEPCPAVADLTACFQSQARLVVATQNYYKLVTCDLSSQSSPSPAGSSITSCSEEHTKISPAPGPGPHPGPSQPSEYYLFQKPEVQPEEQEAGGSSEEAAAPVGPAMIEGQVYTNTSPPNLSTGRQRSRSYDRSLERSPPVRLGSLERMLSCPVRLSEGPAALAGPSSPPRRVTSFAELAKGRKKAAGSGSPPLRVSIGDSSQDFSPIQETQQDRVGPLDKGTRCSHSLPPMPLGPGMDLLDPEPWSTQVCQGPQSSEMPSAGLRAAEQGPLAQLMDPGPALPGSPANSHPQRDARARADGQVVKPLPLTCPDFQDPFSLTEKPPAEFCLSPDGNSEAISIDLLQKKGLVKAVNTAVDLIVAHFGTSRDPGVKAKLGNSSVSPNVGHLVLKYLCPAVRAVLEDGLKAFVLDVIIGQRKNMPWSVVEASTQLGPSTKVLHGLYNKVSQFPELTSHTMRFNAFILGLLNIRSLEFWFNHLYNHEDIIQTHYQPWGFLSAAHTVCPGLFEELLLLLQPLALLPFSLDLLFQHRLLQSGQQQRQHKELLRVSQDLLLSAHSTLQLAQARGQEGPGDMDRAAHGERVKGVGAPEGGEDEEEEEETEEMAEAAGGSGRGRWAQGGQAGWWYQLMQSSQVYIDGSTEGSRFPRGGSNSSSGSSSEKKKGAGGRGPPPREGVVEGAEACPAPEETLGRAWPFWMGSPPDSVLAELRRSREREGSTAPPAENEEGTSEPSPGGIKWGHLFGSRKVQREARPTNRLPSDWLSLDKSMFQLVVQTVGARREPEPRESLQEPHPPALPSKPPCKVKALCHHLATGPGQLSFHKGDILRVLGPAKGDWLHCSRGTDMGLVPLAYVTLTPTPSPTPGSSQN